One Romeriopsis navalis LEGE 11480 genomic window, ATTCGCTGAATAAGTAGAAGGTCTGTTCCAGCTCTAACCCCCCAGGCACAGGCGTGCCAGTTGCCGGACAGAGTTTGGGATCAAGGCCATCCACGTCATAGCTGATATGCACTTTTTGGGGCAAGTTTTGAATCATGTCTTGGCAAAGCGTTTGCCAGGTTTGGCCGGTGTAAAGCTGCTGTTTGATATCGCGATCGTAAAATGCAATCACCCGTGGATTAGCATCGTTAATCAAATTCACTTCATCAATGCAAATATCGCGTAATCCGACTTGCACCAATTTGGAAACCTGGGGGATCGCCAGCGCATTAAACATGATGGAGGCATGGGAATATTTAAACCCCTCATAGGCATCACGCAGATCGGCATGGGCATCGATATGCAGAATCCCGAAGTTGTCATGGTGAGCCGCTTGCGCTTGGAAGTAACCCAGGGGCGAACTATGATCCCCGCCCACAACAGCAACCCGTTTCCCTTGAGCGATCGCCGTTGTGCATTGCTCAAACAACCATCGATTCATCGATTCGCAGGCACGGTTGATGTTGTTGAGCGCATCACTCAGATCAGGCAACTCCGTTAATGATCGTCCCTGCTCAAGCCGATCAATAATTTGAGCGGCTTGGGCTTTATAACTTTCACTTTGTTGGAGAATTGACCGATCGATTTCTGGCATAAAGATACCTTGCTGCCAACCATCGGGATGATCGAAATCGTATAGGTCTAATTGGGGTGATGCATCCAAAACTTGCTGGGGCCCCAGCGCTGTACCGCCACCATAGGAAACCGTTACTTCCCAAGGCACCCCAATGATGATCAACTTGGCTGAATCGTAGTCAAACGGGAGACCACAAAAGTTGCCATTGAGTTGGCCGATGCCGCTGGGATCATAGTCAGAGAGCGCTGGGTTAGATCTCGCTGGGTCAGAAATTGCGTCGCTAGCCATTGATCATCTTCCGCACGTAAGTCGGTAGACAGAATGCCGCTTGATGTACATCCGCGTTGTAGTAGCGCATGCAGTGTGCTTCTGTGAACTGCTCCGCTTTAGCATAGTCAAAATCCTTCAGCGGATGCGGCCCTTGCTTGGCACAATACGTGAGGCTCCACATGCCGGTGGGATAGGTGGGGATATGCAGCAGGTAGCAGTGAACGCTATCTGAGCCAAAGACTGCTTTGAGGCAGAGATTTAATTCAGTGAACGCCTTGGGATTGAAGGAGGGCGATTCGCTTTGGACGGTCACGACACCTCCAGGCCGCAAAGCCCGAAATACGCCTTCGTAAAATGACTTGGTAAATAGTCCTTCCGAGGGACCAACGGGATCGGACGAGTCAATCACGATCAG contains:
- a CDS encoding agmatinase family protein, which codes for MASDAISDPARSNPALSDYDPSGIGQLNGNFCGLPFDYDSAKLIIIGVPWEVTVSYGGGTALGPQQVLDASPQLDLYDFDHPDGWQQGIFMPEIDRSILQQSESYKAQAAQIIDRLEQGRSLTELPDLSDALNNINRACESMNRWLFEQCTTAIAQGKRVAVVGGDHSSPLGYFQAQAAHHDNFGILHIDAHADLRDAYEGFKYSHASIMFNALAIPQVSKLVQVGLRDICIDEVNLINDANPRVIAFYDRDIKQQLYTGQTWQTLCQDMIQNLPQKVHISYDVDGLDPKLCPATGTPVPGGLELEQTFYLFSELIRSGREIIGFDLCEVGNAEWDGNVGARIVYKLANLMDLSRSDST